The Salvelinus namaycush isolate Seneca chromosome 1, SaNama_1.0, whole genome shotgun sequence genome has a window encoding:
- the LOC120024521 gene encoding ankyrin-1-like isoform X3, whose amino-acid sequence MSVCVRETERKREKRRGSGGPRGMPAKIITCGADAVTSFLRAARSGNMDKALDHIKNGIDINTANQNGLNGLHLASKEGHVKMVLELLHGGIDVETQTKKGNTALHIAALAGQEQVVAELVNYGANINAQSQKGFTPLYMAAQENHLEVVKFLLENGANQSIPTEDGFTPLAVALQQGHENVVALLINYGTKGKVRLPALHIAARNDDTRTAAVLLQNDPNADVLSKTGFTPLHIAAHYENLSVAQLLLNRGANVNFTPKNGITPLHIASRRGNVIMVRLLLDRGAQIDAKTKDELTPLHCAARNGHVRIIEILLDQGAPIQAKTKNGLSPIHMSAQGDHMDCVRQLMQYNAAIDDITLDHLTPLHVAAHCGHHRMAKVLLDKGAKPNSRALNGFTPLHIACKKNHMRVMDLLLKHSASLEAVTESGLTPLHVASFMGHRKIVTILVQKGASPSASNVKVETPLHMACRAGHYEVAEFLLTNAAPVDAKAKDDQTPLHCACRMGHKELVKLLLEHKANPNSTTTSGHTPLHIAAREGHAQTTRILLDMEAQQTKMTKKGFTPLHVASKYGKVDVAELLLERGGNPNAAGKNGLTSLHVAVHHDNLDVVNLLVSKGGSPHSAARNGYTPLHIASKQNQVEVASSLLQYGASANAESLQGVTPLHLAAQEGRPDMVALLISKQANVNLGNKSGLTPLHLVAQEGHVGIADILAKQGASVYAATRMGYTPLHVACHYGNVKMVKFLLQQQANVNSKTKVGYTALHQAAQQGHTDIVTLLLKHGAQPNEVATNGTSALSIAKRLGYISVIDVLKLVTEETVSMTTTEKHRMSFPETVDEILDVSEDEGITQLTIGEELLGTEGARYMKMDDLKDHDDDFLSPKKSMDNYSPAIPRIPCVSPETVILKEHDMEQVHTPMPLQKDYDEDSLIPSSPATETSDNVSPVASPIHTGFLVSFMVDARGGSMRGSRHNGLRVIIPPRTCAAPTRITCRLVKPQKLTTPPPLVEGEGLASRIISLGPASMQFLGPVIVEIPHFAALGRGDRELVVLRSENGSVWKEHRNRYGDDVLETILNGMDEELESQEELGKKRIRRIISTDFPLYFAVVSRVQQESDLIGPEGGQLTSKLVPLVQASFPETAVTKRVRLGLQAQPVPDELVAKLLGNQATFSPVVTVEPRRRKFHRPIGLCIPLPPSWRDSPRDSGEGDTTSLRLLCSVIGGTALAQWEDITGTTKLIYSKDCANFTTNVSARFWLADCPRTAEAMSFANLLYRELSAVPYMAKFVVFAKMNEVREGRLRCYCMTDDKMDKTLEQHENFSEVARSRDIEVMEGMPLHLECSGNLVPVRKATQQPRCFSFQAFRDNRLPVSVKVRDSSKDHSGFLSFLRKSTKYEDSQHVLCNLNITMPLCIKAAGSEDRRRTLTPLALRERYSALNEPAMGKASMSAMEKTELKMALIAEQLGLSWAELARELQFSVDDINKIRVENPNSLLEQSSALLSLWATCEGKRANMESLYTALKSIDRMDIVNMLEGQGPQPAGRQAREPSRHRHNESNHISPSLTNGYGVLQEELLSPPSMQYSLPSPLGNEPYWQEVSSLECAPMAITEEDTLMEMSDVQVWPSGNIPSLVAVEDSSLECSNADDSEGLLGLPYGSLGRLGSRASGEGGGLSGSMELVEDNSEMGAVDSFSTATPATPASFSTATPATPSSFGGTIAAMLYNVNGLEKGQGSKVVKSEAAAVRGNLAGGDGAGVEGGRGGGTGSEEGLSLVAGQQQRVHTRLSKSPGLSRVADRNGDRSSGGSSGSRGSGGGGGSLLSYLQEQSGPGWQPITDHTQAWLGSQTTKPRQAMDLMMSSVRAAMDVDPSQSRVSQEALLQPVRDMGHSELLRGHFRGTQPFEKGLGFPHRVPELQTWDDVRLRQQGDEAKDLPGEQVSEEQFTDEHGNIVTKKIVRKVVRRGKGSGDEGGQERSVSVDGSLQDELEAEAEQFMNYAVLSSKDLSPTPKRSYLDT is encoded by the exons gCTGATGCTGTCACTAGTTTTCTGCGGGCGGCTCGTTCTGGTAACATGGACAAGGCCCTCGACCATATAAAGAACGGCATAGACATCAACACAGCCAATCAG aaTGGTCTCAACGGGTTGCATCTGGCCTCTAAAGAAGGCCACGTTAAAATGGTGCTGGAGTTACTACATGGAGGCATCGATGTGGAAACCCAGACTAAG AAAGGCAACACAGCTCTGCACATTGCTGCCCTGGCTGGGCAGGAGCAAGTGGTGGCAGAGCTGGTAAATTACGGGGCCAACATCAATGCCCAGTCCCAG aAGGGCTTCACTCCGCTCTACATGGCCGCACAAGAGAATCATCTAGAAGTTGTGAAGTTCCTTTTGGAGAACGGGGCCAATCAAAGCATTCCTACTGAG gaTGGCTTTACCCCTCTCGCCGTGGCTCTTCAGCAGGGACATGAGAACGTTGTGGCCCTGCTCATCAATTACGGCACCAAGGGCAAAGTTCGCCTCCCCGCACTGCACATAGCAGCGCGGAACGATGACACGCGCACAGCTGCTGTGCTTCTACAGAACGACCCCAACGCAGACGTCCTGAGCAAG ACAGGCTTCACACCGCTTCATATCGCTGCACACTACGAGAACCTGAGCGTAGCCCAACTGTTGCTCAACAGAGGAGCCAATGTCAACTTCACCCCTAAG AATGGCATCACACCTTTGCACATCGCATCCAGGAGGGGGAATGTGATCATGGTACGACTCCTGCTGGACCGAGGGGCACAGATTGATGCCAAGACCAAG gATGAGTTGACTCCACTGCACTGTGCTGCCAGGAATGGACATGTGAGGATCATTGAGATCCTGTTGGACCAAGGGGCTCCCATCCAGGCCAAGACCAAG AACGGCCTGTCTCCCATCCACATGTCAGCACAGGGGGACCACATGGACTGTGTGAGGCAACTAATGCAATACAATGCTGCAATTGATGACATCACACTGGACCACCTGACCCCCCTGCATGTGGCGGCCCACTGTGGGCACCACCGCATGGCCAAAGTGCTGCTGGACAAGGGAGCCAAACCCAACTCCCGTGCACTG AATGGTTTCACTCCACTTCACATCGCCTGCAAGAAGAACCATATGCGCGTGATGGACCTCTTGCTGAAACACTCTGCTTCCCTAGAGGCTGTGACGGAG TCTGGCCTTACCCCTTTACATGTGGCCTCGTTCATGGGCCACCGCAAAATAGTCACCATCCTGGTACAGAAGGGAGCTTCTCCCAGTGCTTCCAATGTG AAAGTGGAGACTCCTCTCCACATGGCATGTAGAGCAGGACACTATGAGGTGGCAGAGTTCTTACTGACCAATGCAGCGCCAGTAGACGCCAAGGCCAAG GATGACCAGACACCACTCCACTGTGCGTGTCGGATGGGCCACAAGGAGCTGGTTAAGCTGCTGCTGGAGCACAAGGCCAACCCCAACTCCACCACCACGTCCGGACACACACCCCTCCACATCGCTGCCCGCGAGGGACACGCTCAGACCACACGCATCTTACTGGACATGGAGGCCCAGCAGACCAAGATGACCAAG AAAGGCTTCACTCCTCTCCATGTGGCTTCTAAATATGGCAAAGTGGACGTGGCAGAGCTGCTGCTGGAGAGAGGGGGCAACCCTAACGCTGCTGGCAAG AATGGTCTGACTTCTCTTCATGTGGCTGTCCATCATGACAACCTGGACGTGGTTAACCTGCTGGTCAGCAAGGGAGGCTCCCCACATAGTGCAGCTAGG AATGGCTACACCCCTCTCCACATAGCATCGAAGCAGAACCAGGTGGAGGTTGCTAGCAGCCTGCTGCAGTACGGTGCCTCGGCCAACGCCGAGTCCCTCCAGGGGGTCACGCCCCTCCACCTGGCTGCTCAGGAGGGCCGGCCTGACATGGTCGCCCTGCTCATCTCCAAACAGGCCAACGTCAACCTAGGGAACAAG AGTGGACTGACTCCTCTCCACCTGGTGGCACAGGAAGGCCACGTGGGCATCGCTGATATCCTGGCTAAGCAGGGGGCATCAGTGTATGCTGCCACACGG ATGGGATACACCCCTCTCCATGTTGCCTGTCACTATGGCAATGTAAAGATGGTGaagttcctcctgcagcagcaGGCCAATGTCAACAGCAAGACTAAG GTCGGTTACACTGCCCTGCACCAGGCAGCCCAACAGGGCCACACAGACATCGTTACCTTACTGCTCAAACATGGAGCCCAGCCGAACGAGGTCGCTACT aaCGGTACGTCAGCCCTGTCCATCGCCAAGCGGTTGGGGTACATCTCTGTAATCGACGTTCTCAAACTGGTTACTGAGGAGACGGTTTCCATG ACCACCACAGAGAAACACCGTATGAGTTTCCCAGAAACAGTGGATGAGATATTGGACGTATCAGAGGATGAAG GAATTACACAGCTAACTATAG GGGAGGAGCTTTTGGGGACGGAAGGAGCCAGGTACATGAAGATGGATGACTTAAAGGACCATGATGACGATTTCCTGTCACCCAAGAAATCTATGGA TAACTACTCGCCTGCCATTCCCAGGATCCCTTGTGTATCCCCAGAGACGGTCATCCTGAAGGAGCATGACATGGAGCAG GTACACACTCCAATGCCATTACAAAAAGATTACGATGAAGACTCCCTAATCCCCAGCAGTCCAGCTACAGAGACCTCTGACAACGTCAGTCCTGTGGCCAGCCCCATACACACAGG GTTCCTGGTGAGTTTCATGGTGGATGCTCGGGGCGGCTCGATGCGAGGCAGCAGACATAACGGCCTGCGTGTCATCATCCCTCCACGGACCTGTGCCGCCCCCACACGGATCACCTGTCGTCTGGTCAAGCCCCAGAAACTCACCACTCCTCCCCCCCTGGTGGAGGGAGAGGGCTTAGCCAGCCGTATCATATCACTGGGCCCAGCCAGCATGCAGTTCCTAGG GCCTGTGATCGTGGAGATCCCTCACTTTGCTGCTCTGGGTCGAGGGGACCGGGAGCTGGTGGTGCTGAGGAGTGAGAACGGCTCTGTCTGGAAGGAACACCGCAATCGCTATGGCGATGATGTGCTGGAGACTATCCTCAATGGGATGGATGAAG AGCTGGAGAGCCAGGAGGAGCTTGGGAAGAAGCGTATCCGACGAATCATCTCCACTGACTTCCCCCTCTACTTTGCTGTGGTGTCGCGCGTCCAGCAGGAGAGCGATCTGATTGGCCCAGAGGGGGGTCAGCTGACCAGTAAACTGGTACCGTTGGTCCAGGCTTCGTTCCCTGAGACAGCGGTCACCAAGCGAGTCCGTCTGGGCCTGCAG GCCCAACCAGTCCCAGACGAGCTGGTTGCCAAGCTGCTGGGTAACCAGGCAACCTTCAGCCCTGTGGTGACTGTGGAGCCACGGCGACGCAAGTTCCACCGGCCCATCGGCCTGTGCATCCCCCTACCCCCCTCCTGGAGAGATAGCCCCCGGGACTCTGGAGAGGGGGACACTACCAGCCTCCGCCTGCTCTGCAGTGTCATCG GTGGCACAGCCTTAGCCCAGTGGGAGGACATCACAGGCACCACCAAGCTCATATATAGCAAAGACTGTGCCAACTTCACAACCAATGTGTCAGCACG GttctggctggctgactgtcCCCGGACAGCCGAGGCCATGTCTTTCGCCAACCTCCTGTACCGGGAGCTCTCAGCCGTGCCCTACATGGCCAAGTTTGTGGTGTTTGCCAAGATGAACGAGGTCCGTGAGGGCCGCCTGCGCTGCTACTGCATGACTGATGACAAGATGGACAAAACCCTGGAGCAACACGAGAACTTCAGCGAGGTGGCCCGCAGTCGCGATATCGAG GTGATGGAGGGTATGCCGCTGCACCTGGagtgttctgggaacctggtcccAGTGAGGAAGGCTACCCAGCAGCCTCGCTGTTTCAGCTTCCAGGCCTTCAGAGACAATAGACTCCCCGTCTCTGTCAAG GTGAGAGATAGTAGCAAAGATCACTCCGGATTCCTGTCCTTCCTGCGAAAGTCTACCAAGTACGAAGACAGCCAACATGTGCTGTGCAACCTCAATATTACCATGCCTCTGTGTATCAAG GCTGCTGGGAGTGAAGACCGGAGGCGAACTCTGACCCCATTAGCCCTGCGAGAGAGATACAGCGCCCTGAATGAGCCTGCCATGGGTAAAG CATCAATGAGTGCCATGGAAAAGACAGAGCTGAAGATGGCTTTGATAGCTGAACAGTTGGGACTGAGCTGGGCTG AGCTGGCGAGGGAGCTACAGTTCAGTGTAGATGACATTAATAAGATCCGTGTGGAGAATCCTAACTCCCTATTGGAGCAGAGTTCTGCCCTGCTCAGCCTATGGGCCACCTGTGAGGGCAAGAGAGCCAATA TGGAGAGTTTGTACACAGCTCTGAAGAGCATTGACCGGATGGACATAGTAAACATGTTGGAGGGCCAGGGGCCACAGCCTGCAGGGAGGCAGGCCCGGGAGCcaagcagacacagacacaacgaGAGCAACCACATCTCCCCCAGCCTGaccaatg GTTACGGGGTATTGCAGGAGGAGCTGCTCTCCCCTCCTTCCATGCAGTACAGCCTGCCCTCTCCGCTCGGCAACGAGCCCTACTGGCAGGAAGTCTCCAGTCTGGAGTGTGCTCCCATGGCCATCACAGAGGAGGACACACTCATGGAGATGTCCGATGTGCAGGTGTGGCCCTCGGGCAACATCCCCTCCCTAGTGGCCGTGGAGGACTCCTCACTGGAGTGCAGCAATGCTGACGACTCGGAGGGGCTGCTGGGGCTGCCGTACGGGAGCCTGGGCCGGCTGGGCAGTAGGGCTAGCGGAGAGGGAGGGGGGCTGAGTGGCTCCATGGAGCTGGTGGAAGACAACTCAGAGATGGGGGCTGTTGACTCGTTCAGCACCGCCACCCCTGCCACCCCTGCTTCGTTCAGCACAGCCACCCCTGCCACCCCTTCTTCGTTCGGAGGCACCATCGCCGCCATGTTATACAACgttaatggtctggagaagggtcAAGGGTCAAAAGTCGTGAAGTCAGAGGCAGCAGCGGTCAGAGGCAACTTGGCAGGTGGAGATGGAGCTGGAgttgaaggaggaagaggaggagggacaggctCAGAGGAAGGGCTTTCTCTTGTTGCAGGACAACAGCAGCGAGTGCACACCCGGCTGAGCAAGTCGCCCGGTCTGAGCCGCGTGGCTGATCGTAATGGAGACAG GTCCAGTGGTGGCAGCAGTGGTAGTAGAGGCAGTGGCGGAGGTGGTGGCTCTTTACTGTCCTATCTACAGGAGCAGTCGGGTCCAGGTTGGCAACCTATCACTGACCACACTCAGGCCTGGTTGGGTTCACAGACAACAAAACCCAGGCAGGCCATGGACTTAATGATGTCATCAGTGCGCGCTGCCATGGATGTGGACCCCAGCCAGTCCCGCGTGTCCCAGGAGGCCTTGCTTCAGCCGGTGCGGGACATGGGGCACTCTGAGCTCCTGCGTGGGCACTTCAGGGGCACCCAGCCGTTTGAGAAGGGCCTGGGGTTCCCTCACAGGGTGCCAGAGCTGCAGACCTGGGACGACGTACGCCTGAGGCAGCAG GGTGATGAGGCCAAGGATCTCCCAGGGGAACAAGTGAGCGAGGAGCAGTTCACAGACGAGCACGGAAACATCGTCACCAAGAAG